The sequence below is a genomic window from Brevibacillus laterosporus.
CATGCTTCGGTTGCAAAAGGATCAGGTTAACTTATCCGAGATCATATCGGAAGCACAAAAAAGTATTGCAGAGTTATGGGACAATAAAAGGATTAGCTACGTTCCACCTTCACAGAAAGAGGTCATTTTGAATGCTGACTATCGTAGACTGTTGCAGGTTTTTACGAATCTACTAAGCAATGCATATAAATATACCCCCGAATATGGAGAAGTTCACGTTACAATCAAGGAACAACAGTCAGATATTGTTATCCAAGTAATAGATACAGGAGTTGGAATCAAGAAAGAAGAGCTACCCTATATCTTTGAACGATTTTATCGTGGTGAAAAGTCACGTAGTCGTAAATCAGGTGGGGCAGGAATTGGACTGGCTATCGTAAAAGCCATCGTAGAAGCACATGATGGAGAGGTGCAGGTCGAGAGCGATGTGCATAAGGGTACTACATGTTGTGTGCGTTTACCTGTTACAAGGAGCATGGGAGTATGATTCAGGATGATCCTTCAGAGAATATGTAAGAAATTCTTTAGAACTCTGTGATAAAAAAGATAAGAATTGTTGGATATCATATAGCTATAAGCAAAAATGACAGAGTTACATCCAGATTTGTTCCCTTCTTTGCTCTCATGAATTCAGGAGGTTATTACGTGCAGTTGGACACGATACTTGAGTTAATTAATCAATATGGCTATTTTGCTTTGTTTTTTGCCCTATGGTTAGGCATTGTTGGTATGCCGATTCCAGATGAAGTAATTGTCATGACGGGCGGTATGGTTGGATCGTTTGGTATTCTACATACAGTTCCGGCGTTTTTGGTCACCTATTTAGGGGTTATTTCCGGGCTGTCTCTTGGATATGTCTTAGGATATAAGGTTGGCGTTCCGGTGATAGATCGCATTCGGCGTAAAAAGCACATGGATATTTATATTGTACGAGCGGAACATCTCTTGCAAAAGTATGGGAGTCAGGCGTTGGTGATTAGTTATTTTCTACCGGTTGTACGCCATGTAGTACCGTATTTAGTCGGGATTAGCAAAATGTCTTTTCGTCGGTATGCTTTATTCTCCTTTACGACTGGATTTCTTTGGACATTATTATTTTTTATCCTCGGACACTTTTTAGGGAGCAACGCTGCTTCAGTAGGGTACCTGATTGCTGAATATAGTAAATATCTCCTGATTTTTCTTCCTGTAATAGCGGTAGTTGTCTTTTTTTTGATGAGCAAGAGGAGGAGAAATAAGATAAATGCGGCAAAAGGATAGAGAGTAACAAAAGAGATAACGTTAGCTATGAAGACTAAAGAATAACCAGAATATAGAGGAATCGATTCTGCCTAGATATAGGTATGTCGAGTCCTTTTTTGGTTGAAAGGTTATATATACCAATTGCTTCTTGGCAAGCCAGAACTTGCACCTTAACTAATGAGGGAGTATAATCCTGTTTATCATAATATATAGCTGGCTAACTAAATGAGGTGAGAAGTGTGGAAGAGACCCCTTATCTAGATTCTCTAGAACTGTTATTATCGCGCGTGGTGCGAACGTATAATTATCAAATGTGGCAAATGTCTCATGAAGTGGGAATCTATCCGGGACAATTGCCGGTTTTATTTCTGCTGAAAAAGAAAAATGGAAGGGTACAAAAAGAACTGGTCCATAAGATGAAGGTAAAGGCAGCAACGATAACGGTCATGCTTAATCGCATGGAGAAATCTGGCTTGATTGAACGTCAACCTGACCCAGATGATTTAAGAGCTTCTCGGGTTTATTTGACTGAACTGGGAAGAGAGAAATTAGAACGGATAGAAGAAGTTATTAAAGAGATTGAGAAAAAATGTTTTGAGGGTTTTCGGGATGAGGAGAAAGTCTTGCTTCGACGATTTTTAACACATATGCATCGTAATTTAACGGAATGAGCTCAGAAATAGATTTTTATGTAGCTAACAAAATAAATTGCCAGAGGGGATGCTAAGCGTATGGGTAAACTTTTTACGTATATTCTACCTTACAAGAAATATGCGGCAGCAGCTATTGTGCTAATGTTTCTTGAGGTTGTTATGGATTTACTCCAGCCGACGCTGATGGCTCATATTATAGACCGAGGTATCGCGAATGGAGACGTAAATTACATCATCCAAACAGGGATGATTATGGTGGGGGTTGCCCTTTTGGGGATTGTTGGCGGAGTAGGCTGTATTTACTTTGCCAGTATCGCTTCCCAAAATTTTGGTGCAGATGTAAGACAAGATCTGTTTAGCCATATACAGAGCTTTTCTTTTGACAAACTGGATCAGTTCAAAACCTCCTCTTTAATTACCCGACTTACTAATGATGTAACGCAGGTACAAACCGTGGTATTGATGATGTTACGCATGTTAACACGATTTCCGCTTCTGTTTATAGGTGGGATAATCATGGCTTTTTCACTGAATGCCAAAATGGCCCTTGTGTTGCTTGTGACGGTACCTCTTCTAATAATAGCGCTTGCTTTAATCATCAAAAAGGGCTTTCCTTTGTTTAAAAAAGTGCAGGCTAGTTTGGATAAAGTAAACGGAGTTACACGAGAAAATTTGGCGGGAGTAAGGGTAGTAAAAGCTTTTGTTCGTTCTGATTATGAAAAGGAACGTTTTCAAACAGAGAATGAGCAGTTAGCTGATGTATCTGTAAAGGCTGCACGGACAATGGCCTTGATGATGCCGATTATGATGTTGTTAATGAATATAAGTATTGTCGCGATTATCTGGTTTGGTGGTTTTCAAGTGAATGTAGGTAACATGCAGCTTGGAGAAGTAATTGCTTTTACAAACTACATGACGCAAATTTTGTTCGCGTTAATGATGGCTGGAATGATGTTGATGATGGTGTCACGGGCGAAAGTATCTGCCGATCGGATCGTGGAGGTAATGGATACCAAAACCACCATTAAAGATGTTGGGCAAAAAAACGTTCAAGCGCATACAGGAAAAGTTGAATTCGACAATGTATCCTTTCAATATACGGGAGCTAGTGGTGAGCCAGTACTGAAAGACTTATCGTTTACGGCTACTCCAGGAGAAAGAATTGCTATCTTGGGTGCTACAGGTTCAGGTAAATCTACGTTGGTCAATCTACTTCCGCGTTTTTATGATGTGACGGAAGGTCGCATTTTATTGGATGGAACGGATATTCGTGAGCTGAAGCTCCAGGAACTTCGCAAAAACATCGGAATGGTTCTACAGGAGGCTGTACTGTTCTCAGGTACCATTCGCGACAATATCCGCTGGGGTGATCCCGAGGCTTCGGAAGCTCAGGTGATAGCCGCAGCAAAGGCAGCTCAAGCTGATGAATTTATTGATAAATTGCCTGCTGGCTATGATACAGTGGTCGGTCAACGCGGGGTCAATCTTTCGGGTGGGCAAAAACAGCGTTTGTCTATTGCTCGTGCCCTACTAACAAAGCCAGACATTCTTATTTTGGACGATAGCACTAGTGCGGTTGATTTGACGACGGAAGCCCGTATTCAAAGTGCGTTAAAAGAACAATTAGGGCATGCGACTTGTTTTATCGTTGCGCAACGCATTAGCTCCGTGCTGGAGGCAGATAAAATCATTGTGTTAGACAACGGACAGATTACAGATATCGGAACTCACCAAGAGCTGCTAGAACGTTCGGACGTTTATCAGGATATCTATCGTTCCCAAGTAAGAGAGGAGGCGATCTAGATGAATAGAGGGGTATCGAGACCAGGTCGTTCAAAAGAAATGACAGGGATGCCGATTGTTAAACCGAAAAATTCCATGGAGGCCCTTAAGCGGCTATGGAGGTATTTACAGGAGCAGCGATGGTCGTTATTCTTTGTGTTTTTTCTAGTGTTGGCTAGTTCTGGCTTTGCTTTGATGGGTCCCTTACTGATTGGAAAGGCCATTGATAGCATGGGAATAACCACTGGGCAGGTTCAGTTTCCTTTATTAGCTAAAATTGTTGTTGGTTTAATTGCCGTATATATTTTAGGTGCACTTGCTTCTTGGTTACAAACCTATTTAATGGCAAGCGTGTCTCAAAAAACAGTCAAGAATATGCGAAAAGATATTTTTGATAAAGTACAAACGTTGCCTCTGCGCTTTTTTGATGAAAAGCCTCGTGGTGATTTGATGAGCCGTCTAACCAATGACGTTGAGAATATTAACAACACACTCTCGCAAGCAACAACACAAATTTTCTCCAGCCTCATTACCGTTATAGGGGCCATTGGAATGATGCTGATGCTAAGCCCTTCTTTAACGTTAGTTAGTCTCATCGTGGTTCCACTTGGTTTATTTATTACCAAAAAAATTGCAGAACGCACCCGTAAGCTCTTTTTGGAACAACAGACAGAGCTAGGTCAATTAAATGGGTATATAGAAGAAATGATTTCGGGACAACGGGTGGTTAAAGCTTTTAATCGTGAACAAGAAACCATCGAGCAATTCGCAGAAAAAAATCAACGTTTGAAAAAAGTGGGTGCTCAAGCTCAGGTGTTCTCAGGGATCATTCCCCCACTGATGAATGCTATTAATAATCTAAGCTTTGCACTGGTTGCATGTGTTGGTGGATACATGGCTGTGCAAGGGGCTATCACGATCGGGATCATAACTGCCTTTTTAAATTACTCTAAGCAGTTTGCTCGTCCGTTAAATGAGATGGCCAATCAATTTAACATGCTACAATCAGCTTTTGCTGGTGCAGAACGTGTATTTGAGGTATTGGATGAAGAACCAGAATTCGCTGATCAAACGGTGGCACATCCCCTTGAACAAGTGGCAGGCAAAGTAGAGTTTAAGGATGTTACCTTTGGCTATAAATCGGATGAACCTGTCTTGAAGGGGATTCATCTGACAGCGGAACCTGGGCAGATGATCGCGTTGGTTGGGCCTACAGGTTCAGGAAAAACAACAATTGTAAATCTATTGATGAGATTCTACGATGTTCAGAAGGGGAGTGTCACTGTGGATGGGCAGGATGTACGTCAGATTGAAAAAGAGAATCTGCGTTCATCTATTGGAATGGTGTTGCAAGATACCTATCTATTTGCAGGTACTGTAAAAGAAAACATTCGCTACGGTAGACTTGATGCTACAGACGAGCAAGTCATGCATGCAGCCCATATGGCGAATGCCCATTCTTTTATTGAACGCTTGCCAGAAGGCTACGATACGAAGCTTACGGAGGACGCTAGCAATATCAGTCAAGGACAGCGCCAATTGCTGACCATTGCACGGGCAATTCTAGCAGACCCATCCATTTTGATTCTGGACGAAGCGACCAGTAGTATTGATACCAGAACTGAGATGCAAATACAGAAAGCATTGAAAGTATTAATGCAAGGTCGTACTAGCTTTGTGATTGCCCACCGTTTAAGTACTATTCGGGAAGCGGATCAAATCCTGGTAATTAACCAAGGGGAGATTATCGAGCGTGGCAGTCATGAAGAATTATTGAAACAGAAAGGCTTTTACTATAATCTGTATCATACACAATTTAAGAATCAAGCTTCTTGAGAGAAAAGCTGTCCAGCGAAATCCTGGGCAGCTTTTTTTAAAAAGCTAGTAATCATATAAATTCTAGAAAAGGTTCTCTTCTCTTTACCAAATCGGTAAGAAAGAGAGCTTTTTTCGTTTATTTGTTGAGGGTCTGGTCTAAAAATCAAACCTTACAATTATGTAAGGGGCATGTAATCTTTTTGCATAGGTAAAAAATCTAGTAACAACTAGAATAAACACAAAGGTTACTAGAGAACACAACTACTATGAGTTTAGAAAGGATTGATATCTTATGACCGCACTTTCGGTCACGAAAAAAGAGCGTATCGTTTCCATGGATATCTTGCGTGGAATTGCTCTAATGGGCATTTTGCTGGTGAATGCACCGGCCTACATGGTTTATATTGAAGGACAAAGCATAAGTCAGCAGGCTTTTGATCCTACCTTACGCCTTCTATATAATTTATTCATTACAACGAAATTTTTCAGTATTTTTTCGTTCCTGTTTGGACTTGGTTTCTATATATTCATGAGTCGTGCAGAAGCGCGTGGAGATAAACCGTTTATTCTTTTTGTCCGTCGTCTGGCGGCACTCTTTTTGTTTGGTATTTTGCACATGCTTACCTGGTTTGGAGATATTCTAGCCTATTATGCTATTTTGGGATTTGTGTTGATGCCTTTCTATCGTAGGTCTGCACGAACCATCCTGAGTTGGTCAATGGGGCTTTTTGCTACAACAGTATTAGCTAGTGGGATTGCTGCCCTACAAACATATCTTGGTACTCCAGTGCCAGAGTTTATCGGTTCTTTAAAGAGTGATACTTTTGCCATTTTGGGAATGTTTTTACTGGGACTCTATGTGGGTAAACAAAATATTATAGCGGAAGTGGATAAACACGTACATCTGTTGAGACGTACACAGATTATTACATTCATCCTGAGTATCATTCCTTTTGTAGGTATTCTGTGGTGCCATTTTACAGATAACCCTATAAAAGAAATACTCCAACCATTTTTCTCCCGTATGGATACCTATCCAATGGCGTTGCTATACATGAGTAGTTTATTCCTTGGGCTACGCAATGAGAGATTGGCTAATGCTTTGAAACCATTTGCCAATTACGGTCGACTGGGTCTAACCGCATATTTTACACAAAATATATTCGGATCTATTCTGA
It includes:
- a CDS encoding DedA family protein, with amino-acid sequence MQLDTILELINQYGYFALFFALWLGIVGMPIPDEVIVMTGGMVGSFGILHTVPAFLVTYLGVISGLSLGYVLGYKVGVPVIDRIRRKKHMDIYIVRAEHLLQKYGSQALVISYFLPVVRHVVPYLVGISKMSFRRYALFSFTTGFLWTLLFFILGHFLGSNAASVGYLIAEYSKYLLIFLPVIAVVVFFLMSKRRRNKINAAKG
- a CDS encoding MarR family transcriptional regulator, whose amino-acid sequence is MEETPYLDSLELLLSRVVRTYNYQMWQMSHEVGIYPGQLPVLFLLKKKNGRVQKELVHKMKVKAATITVMLNRMEKSGLIERQPDPDDLRASRVYLTELGREKLERIEEVIKEIEKKCFEGFRDEEKVLLRRFLTHMHRNLTE
- a CDS encoding ABC transporter ATP-binding protein; the encoded protein is MGKLFTYILPYKKYAAAAIVLMFLEVVMDLLQPTLMAHIIDRGIANGDVNYIIQTGMIMVGVALLGIVGGVGCIYFASIASQNFGADVRQDLFSHIQSFSFDKLDQFKTSSLITRLTNDVTQVQTVVLMMLRMLTRFPLLFIGGIIMAFSLNAKMALVLLVTVPLLIIALALIIKKGFPLFKKVQASLDKVNGVTRENLAGVRVVKAFVRSDYEKERFQTENEQLADVSVKAARTMALMMPIMMLLMNISIVAIIWFGGFQVNVGNMQLGEVIAFTNYMTQILFALMMAGMMLMMVSRAKVSADRIVEVMDTKTTIKDVGQKNVQAHTGKVEFDNVSFQYTGASGEPVLKDLSFTATPGERIAILGATGSGKSTLVNLLPRFYDVTEGRILLDGTDIRELKLQELRKNIGMVLQEAVLFSGTIRDNIRWGDPEASEAQVIAAAKAAQADEFIDKLPAGYDTVVGQRGVNLSGGQKQRLSIARALLTKPDILILDDSTSAVDLTTEARIQSALKEQLGHATCFIVAQRISSVLEADKIIVLDNGQITDIGTHQELLERSDVYQDIYRSQVREEAI
- a CDS encoding ABC transporter ATP-binding protein, coding for MNRGVSRPGRSKEMTGMPIVKPKNSMEALKRLWRYLQEQRWSLFFVFFLVLASSGFALMGPLLIGKAIDSMGITTGQVQFPLLAKIVVGLIAVYILGALASWLQTYLMASVSQKTVKNMRKDIFDKVQTLPLRFFDEKPRGDLMSRLTNDVENINNTLSQATTQIFSSLITVIGAIGMMLMLSPSLTLVSLIVVPLGLFITKKIAERTRKLFLEQQTELGQLNGYIEEMISGQRVVKAFNREQETIEQFAEKNQRLKKVGAQAQVFSGIIPPLMNAINNLSFALVACVGGYMAVQGAITIGIITAFLNYSKQFARPLNEMANQFNMLQSAFAGAERVFEVLDEEPEFADQTVAHPLEQVAGKVEFKDVTFGYKSDEPVLKGIHLTAEPGQMIALVGPTGSGKTTIVNLLMRFYDVQKGSVTVDGQDVRQIEKENLRSSIGMVLQDTYLFAGTVKENIRYGRLDATDEQVMHAAHMANAHSFIERLPEGYDTKLTEDASNISQGQRQLLTIARAILADPSILILDEATSSIDTRTEMQIQKALKVLMQGRTSFVIAHRLSTIREADQILVINQGEIIERGSHEELLKQKGFYYNLYHTQFKNQAS
- a CDS encoding DUF418 domain-containing protein: MTALSVTKKERIVSMDILRGIALMGILLVNAPAYMVYIEGQSISQQAFDPTLRLLYNLFITTKFFSIFSFLFGLGFYIFMSRAEARGDKPFILFVRRLAALFLFGILHMLTWFGDILAYYAILGFVLMPFYRRSARTILSWSMGLFATTVLASGIAALQTYLGTPVPEFIGSLKSDTFAILGMFLLGLYVGKQNIIAEVDKHVHLLRRTQIITFILSIIPFVGILWCHFTDNPIKEILQPFFSRMDTYPMALLYMSSLFLGLRNERLANALKPFANYGRLGLTAYFTQNIFGSILISLFGWSNGYTLVQSFYMAMIILIVQLILSNLYFLKFKQGPLEFIWRKMTYGFKRKEKATASF